One genomic window of Paenisporosarcina antarctica includes the following:
- the obgE gene encoding GTPase ObgE gives MFVDHVKIAIKGGDGGDGMVAFRREKYVPNGGPAGGDGGRGGSVIFEVEEGLRTLMDFRYKRFFKANRGDHGQSKNMHGRGAEDLIIKVPPGTVVMTGESGPVLADLVEHGQQAVIAKGGRGGRGNSRFTTPQNPAPEIAEKGEPGQEIEIFLELKVLADVGLVGFPSVGKSTILSVVSAAKPKIAAYHFTTIVPNLGMVETTDGRGFAMADLPGLIEGASQGIGLGHQFLRHIERTRVIVHVIDMSGIEGRDAYEDYVTINEELRQYNLRLTERPQLVVANKMDMPDSEENLAEFRKKLPEDVKIFPISALSRKGLNELLFAIADLLEVTEDFVINEMTAEESDKTVLYKHQSAGDGFKVTRDDDGAFVLSGSSIERLFKMTDFSREDTIRRFARQLRGMGVDEALRENGAENGDIVRLLEFEFEFIE, from the coding sequence ATGTTTGTCGATCACGTAAAGATAGCCATAAAAGGCGGAGATGGCGGCGATGGTATGGTCGCGTTTCGTCGAGAAAAGTATGTACCAAATGGTGGACCTGCAGGCGGAGATGGTGGACGCGGAGGTAGCGTAATTTTTGAAGTTGAAGAAGGATTACGTACATTAATGGATTTCCGTTACAAACGATTCTTTAAAGCAAATCGTGGAGATCACGGGCAAAGTAAAAATATGCACGGACGTGGTGCAGAAGATTTAATTATTAAAGTTCCACCTGGTACAGTTGTAATGACTGGAGAGAGTGGACCGGTTTTAGCTGATTTAGTAGAACATGGTCAACAGGCTGTAATTGCTAAAGGTGGACGAGGAGGACGTGGAAACTCACGCTTTACAACACCACAAAACCCAGCACCAGAGATTGCTGAAAAAGGCGAACCTGGCCAAGAAATCGAAATCTTTTTAGAGTTAAAAGTATTAGCTGACGTTGGTTTAGTTGGATTCCCAAGTGTTGGTAAATCAACCATATTATCTGTTGTATCTGCAGCGAAACCTAAAATTGCTGCTTATCACTTCACAACAATTGTTCCGAATTTAGGAATGGTTGAAACGACAGATGGCCGTGGCTTTGCTATGGCAGATTTGCCAGGTCTTATTGAAGGGGCTAGCCAAGGTATTGGTCTTGGTCATCAGTTCTTACGTCATATTGAACGTACACGAGTTATTGTACATGTAATCGATATGTCTGGAATTGAAGGACGCGATGCTTATGAGGACTATGTAACAATTAACGAAGAACTTCGTCAATATAACTTGCGTCTAACTGAACGTCCACAATTAGTGGTTGCAAATAAGATGGATATGCCTGATTCTGAAGAAAACTTAGCAGAATTCCGAAAGAAATTACCGGAAGATGTGAAGATTTTCCCGATTTCGGCACTTTCACGTAAAGGCTTAAACGAACTTTTATTCGCAATTGCCGATTTACTAGAAGTGACGGAAGACTTCGTTATTAACGAAATGACTGCAGAAGAATCAGACAAAACGGTTCTTTACAAACACCAATCTGCTGGTGATGGTTTCAAAGTTACGCGTGATGACGATGGGGCATTTGTATTGAGCGGTTCATCAATCGAGCGCTTATTCAAAATGACTGATTTCTCTCGTGAAGATACAATTCGTCGTTTTGCACGTCAACTTCGCGGAATGGGTGTTGATGAAGCACTTCGGGAAAATGGCGCTGAAAATGGAGATATTGTTAGACTTCTTGAGTTCGAGTTTGAATTCATCGAATAG
- the mreD gene encoding rod shape-determining protein MreD: protein MMRFIVPAIAVALFYLEPVFGLFSPLDIGGEYRYLIPRFLIMYLIFISIYYSRNRAMAYALFFGLLYDVFFLDIIGLYSFLYPLICLIASFIMRYIHQHLIVTTLMSLVLVTGLEFALYQFFSLIGLTDISLQVFVRERLVPTMIANSIFLVVLGWAFKYVINARLLQRLNQPN from the coding sequence CTGATGCGCTTTATTGTTCCGGCCATTGCAGTCGCATTATTCTATCTTGAACCCGTTTTCGGTCTGTTTTCTCCCCTCGATATTGGTGGGGAGTATCGTTATTTAATCCCTCGATTCCTCATCATGTATTTAATATTCATATCCATCTACTATAGTCGTAATCGCGCTATGGCGTATGCATTATTCTTTGGGCTCTTGTATGATGTGTTTTTCCTTGATATTATTGGACTATATTCTTTCTTATATCCATTAATTTGTTTAATAGCTAGTTTTATAATGAGATACATTCACCAGCATTTAATTGTGACGACCTTAATGTCACTTGTGCTAGTTACTGGACTTGAATTCGCGTTATACCAATTCTTTTCATTAATTGGATTGACGGATATTTCTCTACAAGTATTTGTGCGCGAACGCTTAGTTCCAACAATGATTGCAAACTCAATTTTCTTAGTGGTGCTCGGCTGGGCATTTAAATACGTAATCAATGCACGTTTGTTGCAAAGATTAAATCAGCCAAATTGA
- a CDS encoding Spo0B domain-containing protein, producing MTDKPFSVNEALRFARHDFLNQLQLIKMNIDLARLEEAKAAIDHYTSEVKAIYELTKLNIPFTSEWLQTANWRFLGFQFNITSHIETSCNESLDEQIYNVLDQATNLLHNQLDPFVEQQLHIHIVSIPSEFRITFEATGQWESIAQEISCEPQVTLTHECKTTKKWRFHIEESKEG from the coding sequence ATGACCGACAAACCGTTTTCAGTAAATGAGGCATTGCGATTTGCACGGCATGATTTTTTAAATCAGTTGCAGCTTATCAAGATGAATATTGATCTTGCACGACTGGAAGAGGCGAAAGCGGCCATTGATCATTACACCTCAGAAGTTAAAGCGATTTATGAATTAACTAAGTTAAACATACCGTTCACTTCAGAGTGGTTACAAACCGCAAATTGGCGTTTTTTAGGATTTCAATTCAATATTACGAGTCATATTGAAACTTCGTGTAACGAATCTTTAGATGAACAAATTTATAATGTGCTTGACCAAGCAACGAATTTGTTGCATAACCAGTTAGATCCATTTGTGGAACAACAATTGCATATTCATATTGTAAGTATCCCGTCTGAATTTAGAATCACCTTTGAAGCAACTGGACAATGGGAATCAATAGCACAAGAAATTTCATGCGAACCACAAGTTACACTGACCCATGAATGTAAAACGACCAAGAAATGGCGTTTTCATATAGAAGAAAGCAAGGAGGGATAG
- the minC gene encoding septum site-determining protein MinC — MTNKHLVSIKGTKDGLVLRLDDQCAYADLVEEIKRKVSDEGIEGQAEVLLQLGNRYCSEGQKRELIACVHTSPHLRVSRVQSDVISVEESNQRVLERQSETFVGIVRSGQVVRAEGDLVVVGDVNPNGKLIAGGNIFVLGRLKGIAHAGAKGNKESVIAASWLEATHLMIAEAIELMTDELTILSEQPEMECAYLHANGFIAIDRLQELRLLRPQLSTFRGGS, encoded by the coding sequence TTGACGAATAAGCATCTAGTCTCTATAAAAGGAACAAAAGACGGTCTAGTGCTTCGGCTGGATGATCAATGCGCGTATGCCGATCTGGTGGAAGAAATAAAACGTAAAGTTTCGGACGAAGGCATCGAAGGACAAGCAGAGGTATTATTACAACTCGGCAATCGCTACTGTTCAGAAGGTCAAAAAAGAGAACTGATTGCCTGTGTTCACACGTCTCCGCATTTACGTGTCTCAAGAGTGCAAAGCGATGTTATATCTGTTGAAGAAAGCAATCAACGCGTTTTGGAACGTCAATCGGAAACGTTTGTCGGCATCGTGCGTTCTGGACAAGTTGTCCGAGCGGAAGGCGACTTAGTGGTCGTTGGAGATGTGAACCCAAATGGTAAGCTTATTGCAGGGGGTAATATTTTTGTTCTTGGGCGTTTAAAGGGAATCGCTCACGCCGGAGCAAAAGGCAATAAAGAATCGGTCATCGCCGCATCATGGCTAGAAGCTACACATCTTATGATTGCTGAAGCAATAGAATTGATGACAGATGAACTGACCATATTATCGGAACAACCGGAAATGGAATGCGCGTATTTGCATGCGAATGGCTTCATTGCTATAGATCGCTTACAAGAACTGCGTTTATTAAGACCGCAATTATCTACATTCAGAGGAGGAAGCTAA
- the rpmA gene encoding 50S ribosomal protein L27: protein MLRLDLQFFASKKGVGSTRNGRDSQSKRLGAKRADGQFVSGGSILYRQRGTKIHPGENVGRGGDDTLFSKVDGIVRFERYGRDKKKVSVYPVAQEA, encoded by the coding sequence ATGTTAAGATTAGATCTTCAGTTTTTCGCATCGAAAAAAGGAGTAGGTTCGACCCGTAACGGTCGTGACTCACAATCAAAACGCCTTGGCGCTAAACGCGCTGATGGTCAATTCGTATCGGGTGGCTCAATTTTATACCGTCAACGCGGTACTAAAATTCACCCGGGTGAAAACGTAGGCCGTGGTGGAGATGACACACTTTTTTCAAAAGTTGACGGAATTGTACGCTTTGAGCGTTATGGCCGTGACAAGAAAAAAGTTAGTGTATATCCTGTAGCTCAAGAAGCTTAA
- the minD gene encoding septum site-determining protein MinD gives MGEAIVITSGKGGVGKTTTTANLGTALALQGKRVCLIDTDIGLRNLDVVLGLENRIIYDLVDVIEGRCKVHQALVKDKRFDDKLFLLPAAQTTDKNAINPEQMKELVSELKRDYDYVLIDCPAGIEQGYKNAVAGADRAIVVTTPEISAVRDADRIIGLLEQEDIAPPKLIINRIRQHLMKAGDALDVNEITTHLSIDLLGIVMDDESVITSSNKGEPIVMDPTKRAAQGYRNIARRILGESVPLMSMDIKRKNVFSRILEVLTK, from the coding sequence GTGGGAGAAGCAATCGTAATTACTTCAGGTAAGGGAGGCGTTGGCAAAACAACGACAACGGCTAACCTTGGGACTGCATTGGCACTTCAAGGAAAAAGAGTTTGTTTAATCGATACCGATATCGGCTTACGTAACCTAGACGTTGTGCTTGGTTTAGAAAACCGCATCATTTATGATTTGGTTGACGTAATCGAAGGTCGTTGTAAAGTGCATCAAGCTTTAGTTAAAGATAAGCGTTTTGATGATAAATTATTCCTACTTCCAGCAGCTCAAACGACAGATAAAAACGCTATTAATCCTGAACAAATGAAAGAACTCGTATCAGAATTAAAACGTGATTATGATTATGTCCTCATTGACTGTCCTGCAGGTATTGAACAAGGTTACAAAAATGCAGTGGCAGGAGCAGATCGTGCAATCGTCGTCACGACACCTGAAATTTCGGCAGTGCGTGATGCGGATCGTATCATTGGCTTGCTTGAGCAAGAAGATATTGCACCTCCAAAATTAATCATTAACCGTATTCGTCAACATTTAATGAAAGCTGGCGATGCGTTAGATGTCAATGAGATTACGACGCACTTATCAATTGATTTACTTGGTATCGTAATGGATGATGAAAGTGTTATTACATCTTCTAATAAAGGTGAACCCATTGTTATGGACCCAACTAAACGAGCAGCTCAAGGCTACCGCAACATTGCCCGTCGTATTTTAGGCGAATCTGTTCCTTTAATGTCGATGGACATAAAACGCAAAAACGTATTTTCTAGAATACTAGAAGTTCTTACTAAATAA
- the mreC gene encoding rod shape-determining protein MreC: MPQFFSNKRLILLLVGVIFLVALISFSLKDRDNASLPEQIVKDVVGFGQSLFSKPTQYITGVFDNVDSLLNTYEENKRLKGRLEEFAKLQADVNDLASENTRLREIVDKQDDLREYEPIQATVIARNPDQWEKKVILDKGEVHGVKKNMAIITAQGLIGKVILTTPFTSSVELLSTQNPIYRVSAKVMGKKQAFGLIEGYDDERKELILKRIDSNIEIEVGQQVMSSGLGGIFPQGLLIGEITEVSTDDYGLTKMAYIKPAADFQLLDHVIIAKRLMTTVDGADGDNTSTDDVAEDEDAS; this comes from the coding sequence ATGCCACAATTTTTTTCGAATAAGCGATTAATTTTGCTTCTTGTCGGGGTTATTTTTCTTGTGGCATTGATCAGCTTCTCTCTCAAAGATCGTGACAATGCGTCTCTACCTGAACAAATCGTTAAAGATGTAGTTGGTTTTGGACAATCACTTTTCTCCAAACCAACACAGTACATAACAGGTGTTTTTGATAATGTCGATTCTTTGTTAAATACGTACGAAGAAAATAAACGATTAAAAGGTCGTTTAGAAGAATTCGCGAAATTGCAAGCGGATGTCAACGATTTGGCATCCGAGAATACGAGATTACGAGAAATCGTGGACAAGCAAGACGATCTTCGAGAATACGAGCCGATTCAGGCAACTGTAATCGCGAGAAACCCTGATCAGTGGGAAAAAAAAGTAATACTCGATAAAGGCGAAGTCCATGGGGTTAAAAAAAACATGGCGATCATTACGGCACAGGGCTTAATCGGAAAAGTAATACTCACGACACCGTTTACATCATCTGTTGAACTTTTATCGACACAAAATCCAATCTATCGTGTATCAGCGAAGGTTATGGGTAAAAAACAAGCATTCGGCTTAATTGAAGGATACGATGATGAGCGAAAAGAACTCATTTTAAAACGAATCGATTCTAATATTGAAATAGAAGTAGGGCAGCAAGTCATGTCTTCAGGACTTGGTGGGATTTTCCCGCAAGGTCTTTTGATTGGTGAAATTACTGAAGTCTCGACTGACGATTATGGCTTAACAAAAATGGCGTATATCAAACCAGCAGCTGATTTTCAATTACTTGACCATGTAATAATTGCGAAACGGTTAATGACCACGGTTGATGGTGCTGACGGAGATAATACTTCGACAGATGATGTCGCTGAAGATGAGGATGCATCCTGA
- the rplU gene encoding 50S ribosomal protein L21: MYAIIETGGKQVKVEKGQEIYIELLDVNAEDVFTFDKVLFVGGDNVKVGVPFVEGATVKATVVKNGRAKKITVFKYKAKKNYRRKQGHRQPYTKLVIDSINL, encoded by the coding sequence ATGTACGCAATTATCGAAACTGGTGGTAAACAAGTCAAAGTAGAAAAAGGTCAAGAAATTTACATCGAATTATTAGATGTGAATGCTGAGGACGTTTTTACATTTGATAAAGTATTATTCGTAGGTGGAGACAACGTGAAAGTTGGCGTTCCTTTCGTGGAAGGTGCAACAGTTAAAGCAACAGTCGTGAAAAACGGCCGCGCTAAAAAAATCACAGTTTTCAAATATAAAGCTAAAAAGAACTACCGTCGTAAACAAGGTCATCGTCAGCCTTACACAAAACTTGTGATTGATTCGATCAATCTGTAA
- a CDS encoding site-2 protease family protein → MYFTNIRLHPIMLPIIIYLIATAQLAHYSIIFGSLLIHELGHITAAKWTGLKMTSCTILPYGGEIKIKNLYLAPPHQQWLIAIAGPLATSILYLGAQFFDFPGQAFFNQVQLTILALNLLPILPLDGGQALRSIIPKRHHHTHLAISICASTLLILVTYNQPHLTFIFAFIAFQNIRSWQYRKYEEAYYKIVTKQLTLP, encoded by the coding sequence ATGTACTTTACTAATATTCGACTACATCCAATCATGCTGCCTATTATTATTTACCTCATTGCTACTGCGCAACTCGCACATTATAGTATTATTTTTGGTTCTTTACTCATTCACGAACTAGGACATATTACAGCGGCTAAATGGACGGGTCTCAAAATGACGAGTTGCACAATTCTTCCGTATGGAGGAGAAATTAAGATAAAGAATCTCTATCTTGCTCCTCCTCATCAACAATGGCTAATTGCCATTGCTGGTCCACTGGCTACATCTATCCTTTATTTAGGCGCGCAATTTTTTGATTTTCCTGGACAAGCTTTTTTTAATCAAGTCCAGTTGACTATACTTGCGTTAAACTTACTTCCAATATTGCCCTTAGACGGGGGACAAGCCTTAAGATCTATAATTCCAAAACGCCACCACCATACACATTTAGCGATTTCAATTTGCGCATCGACATTGCTGATTTTAGTTACATATAACCAACCTCATCTAACTTTCATTTTTGCATTTATCGCATTTCAAAATATTCGTTCGTGGCAGTATCGAAAATACGAAGAAGCTTATTATAAAATTGTTACGAAGCAGTTGACGCTCCCATAG
- the pheA gene encoding prephenate dehydratase, which translates to MGKQAFESRVAYLGPEASFTHLAAGEAFAGEWLMPYTTIPECIEAVSNGEVEFAVVPLENALEGSVPLTLDYLFHDVELHVCAEILSPIEQHFMVHPEQVVNKEDIKMVLSHPHALAQCHKYLYYRFRGVPLEQTTSTAAAAKYVSEHPELTIAAIGNDFSAKKYGLTIVEANIHDFHFNHTRFFVLQKANLKLDKKGHDETPKTTLMITLPVDDRSGALHQVLSVFAWRQLNLSKIESRPLKTGLGHYFFIVDVQEDEQTPMMLGAIEELRALGCAVKSLGTYFTYKKE; encoded by the coding sequence ATGGGAAAACAAGCCTTCGAATCACGTGTTGCTTATTTAGGACCAGAAGCATCCTTTACACATTTAGCGGCAGGTGAAGCATTCGCAGGTGAGTGGTTAATGCCTTATACGACGATTCCAGAATGCATTGAAGCAGTGTCCAATGGTGAAGTTGAATTTGCTGTTGTTCCGCTTGAAAATGCATTGGAAGGATCTGTACCTTTAACCCTTGACTATTTGTTTCACGATGTAGAATTGCATGTTTGTGCAGAAATTTTATCGCCGATTGAGCAACATTTTATGGTTCATCCTGAGCAAGTAGTGAACAAAGAAGATATCAAAATGGTATTATCGCATCCTCACGCACTCGCACAGTGTCATAAATATTTGTATTACCGCTTTCGTGGAGTACCTCTTGAGCAGACAACTTCGACTGCAGCTGCAGCGAAATATGTGTCTGAACATCCAGAACTTACGATAGCTGCTATCGGCAATGATTTTTCCGCCAAAAAATACGGCTTAACAATTGTTGAGGCGAATATTCACGATTTTCATTTCAATCATACTCGATTTTTTGTCCTTCAAAAGGCGAATCTCAAGCTTGATAAAAAAGGTCATGACGAAACGCCAAAAACTACACTTATGATTACGTTGCCAGTGGACGATCGATCCGGTGCACTGCACCAAGTGTTGTCCGTATTTGCATGGCGCCAGTTGAATTTAAGTAAAATAGAATCACGGCCGTTAAAAACAGGACTTGGCCACTATTTCTTTATCGTGGATGTCCAAGAAGATGAACAAACACCGATGATGCTAGGAGCGATAGAAGAATTACGTGCTTTAGGGTGCGCAGTGAAATCTCTCGGGACATATTTTACATACAAAAAGGAATGA
- a CDS encoding transcription repressor NadR, which produces MRTSARLMHVKGGIVLKKLLGEERRQQLLAMLKTATNPIKGTDLAKESGVSRQVIVGDMTLLKARNEPILATSQGYVYIKKSTTTHVFERQIACVHAPDDAREELYTLVDSGVVVKNVTVEHPVYGELTASIMVANRHEVDLFIARVEETGASYLSELTDGIHLHLIAATSSDYIETAIAGMRRKGFLADEN; this is translated from the coding sequence ATGAGAACAAGTGCAAGACTTATGCATGTAAAGGGCGGGATTGTGTTGAAGAAATTATTAGGTGAAGAACGACGCCAACAATTACTTGCCATGTTAAAGACGGCAACCAATCCAATAAAAGGAACTGATTTAGCGAAAGAGTCCGGGGTTAGCCGACAAGTAATCGTGGGAGACATGACATTATTAAAAGCTCGTAATGAGCCAATATTAGCTACGAGTCAAGGTTATGTGTATATTAAGAAATCGACTACAACTCACGTGTTCGAACGTCAAATTGCTTGTGTGCACGCACCAGACGATGCGAGAGAGGAATTGTATACCTTAGTCGATTCAGGTGTGGTGGTGAAAAACGTCACCGTTGAACACCCTGTGTACGGCGAATTAACGGCATCCATAATGGTGGCCAATCGACATGAAGTTGATTTATTCATAGCACGGGTAGAAGAAACGGGAGCTAGCTATTTATCCGAATTAACAGACGGTATTCATTTACATTTAATTGCAGCCACTTCAAGTGATTACATAGAAACTGCAATTGCAGGAATGCGCAGAAAAGGATTTTTAGCAGATGAAAACTGA
- a CDS encoding rod shape-determining protein, whose amino-acid sequence MFGFGAKDVGIDLGTANTLVFIKGKGIVLREPSVVAKNTHTGDIVAVGNDAKNMIGRTPGSIVAIRPMKDGVIADFDITTAMIEYYLKEAMKAAGSRWKKPNVMICVPYGITSVERRAVIDAARQAGARDAVTIEEPFAAAIGSNLPVWEPTGSMVVDIGGGTTEVAVISLGGIVTSESVRVAGDAMDHAITSYIRKMYNLTIGERTSEAIKMEIGSAKVIDNVEKMEIRGRDLVTGLPKTLEISSEEISEALRESVAAIIDGVKKTLEQTPPELSADVMERGIVLTGGGALLKNLDKVISDETNMPVFIAENPLDCVAIGTGMALDHMNMIRQNSKH is encoded by the coding sequence GTGTTTGGATTTGGAGCAAAAGATGTCGGGATTGACCTTGGCACAGCGAATACATTGGTATTCATTAAAGGAAAAGGGATCGTATTACGCGAACCTTCAGTAGTAGCTAAAAATACGCATACTGGTGACATCGTTGCTGTAGGAAACGATGCTAAAAATATGATTGGTCGTACACCTGGTTCAATCGTAGCTATTCGCCCAATGAAAGACGGGGTAATAGCAGATTTCGATATTACAACGGCGATGATTGAATATTATTTAAAAGAAGCAATGAAAGCGGCTGGCTCAAGATGGAAAAAACCAAACGTTATGATTTGTGTACCTTATGGTATTACTTCTGTTGAGCGACGCGCGGTTATTGATGCAGCTCGTCAAGCAGGCGCAAGAGACGCTGTCACAATTGAAGAACCATTTGCAGCAGCAATCGGTTCGAACTTACCTGTTTGGGAACCTACTGGAAGCATGGTCGTCGATATTGGAGGCGGTACAACTGAAGTAGCCGTGATCTCACTTGGAGGCATTGTGACAAGCGAATCTGTGCGTGTAGCAGGTGACGCGATGGATCATGCTATTACAAGTTATATTCGTAAAATGTACAACCTAACAATTGGGGAACGAACTTCTGAAGCGATCAAAATGGAAATCGGTTCTGCGAAAGTTATTGATAATGTTGAAAAAATGGAAATCCGTGGTCGCGACTTAGTGACAGGTCTTCCGAAAACACTTGAAATCTCTTCTGAAGAAATCTCAGAAGCACTAAGGGAGTCTGTTGCAGCGATTATCGATGGCGTCAAAAAAACGTTAGAACAAACGCCTCCAGAATTGTCTGCAGATGTCATGGAACGCGGAATCGTCTTAACTGGCGGTGGCGCATTACTAAAAAACCTAGACAAAGTAATTAGTGACGAAACAAACATGCCGGTCTTCATTGCAGAAAACCCGCTTGATTGCGTAGCAATTGGTACGGGAATGGCTCTTGATCATATGAACATGATTCGCCAAAATTCTAAACACTAA
- a CDS encoding ACT domain-containing protein: MKDVSEQRYFLVREDVLTEAMQKTLDAKHLLQSGEVASIWDAVKKVDLSRSAFYKYRDAVFPFHSIVRERILTVFLQLEDRNGTLATLLHTVAQVQCNVLTIHQTIPIQGRANVTLSLDVTAMNVQLDDFIQQLKRLDFVESAEVISSGAS; encoded by the coding sequence ATGAAAGACGTATCTGAACAACGATATTTTTTAGTACGTGAAGATGTGTTGACGGAAGCGATGCAAAAAACGCTTGATGCCAAGCATTTGTTGCAAAGTGGAGAAGTCGCGTCAATTTGGGACGCGGTAAAAAAAGTGGACTTATCACGTAGCGCTTTTTATAAATATCGAGATGCCGTCTTTCCCTTCCATTCCATTGTTCGTGAACGAATTTTGACTGTGTTTCTACAACTAGAGGATCGAAATGGAACACTGGCCACATTGCTACATACAGTAGCACAGGTGCAATGTAATGTTTTGACCATCCATCAAACAATTCCTATTCAAGGGCGCGCAAATGTGACACTTTCACTAGATGTAACTGCTATGAATGTACAATTAGATGATTTTATTCAACAATTAAAACGTTTAGATTTTGTGGAGTCAGCGGAAGTTATTAGCTCTGGCGCATCTTAA
- a CDS encoding nuclease-related domain-containing protein, with translation MKTYELSVLRISILNSRTECNLKAKQSYRNVKAGFSGEEKVMKYLEEARLTSKVEIYRNVVLDHVQIDVIVVTPKLICILEVKNMKGEFYFDPITQQFYRIIDGNKEGMRNPELQLQRAVKLLQARLHRKELEMPVKGLIVFASRAGIVIKPPTLFPAIPIDAVCDSLERMEAMSQKLMTTEEMKKVKHSLKQNSIPVHDDELLERLGIERVMILTGVRCMSCFCVGMQRIYSTWLCGSCGCRDKNAHMATLQEYQLLFGRQITSKDVMWWLGIEDKHLVKRVLKQMSEDSMGTNRSRHYKLKFEPWLLSHFLATEMKKF, from the coding sequence TTGAAAACATACGAATTAAGCGTTTTACGGATTAGTATATTAAATTCACGCACAGAATGTAACTTGAAAGCTAAGCAGAGTTATCGAAATGTGAAAGCGGGATTTTCGGGTGAAGAGAAAGTAATGAAGTATCTGGAAGAAGCCCGACTAACATCTAAAGTTGAAATTTATCGAAATGTCGTGTTAGATCATGTGCAAATTGATGTCATTGTTGTGACGCCAAAGTTAATATGCATTTTGGAAGTGAAAAATATGAAAGGTGAATTTTATTTTGATCCCATCACGCAACAATTTTATCGGATAATTGATGGAAACAAAGAAGGCATGAGAAATCCAGAACTTCAATTGCAACGTGCAGTGAAACTTTTACAGGCAAGGCTTCATCGCAAAGAATTGGAAATGCCTGTTAAAGGTCTGATCGTGTTTGCGAGTCGAGCTGGGATTGTTATTAAACCACCAACACTTTTTCCAGCAATTCCAATCGATGCCGTGTGCGATTCACTTGAACGGATGGAAGCGATGAGTCAAAAATTGATGACAACTGAAGAAATGAAAAAAGTAAAACACAGTTTGAAACAAAACTCCATTCCGGTTCATGATGATGAGTTATTGGAGAGACTCGGAATTGAGCGCGTTATGATTCTCACAGGTGTGAGATGCATGTCATGTTTTTGCGTCGGAATGCAACGAATTTATTCGACATGGCTGTGCGGTAGTTGTGGTTGTCGAGATAAGAATGCACATATGGCAACTTTGCAAGAATATCAACTGCTTTTTGGGCGACAAATTACAAGTAAAGATGTGATGTGGTGGTTGGGGATTGAGGACAAACACTTGGTAAAACGCGTCCTCAAACAAATGTCTGAAGATAGTATGGGGACCAATCGTAGTCGACACTATAAATTGAAATTTGAACCATGGTTACTGTCGCATTTTTTAGCAACAGAAATGAAGAAATTTTAG
- a CDS encoding ribosomal-processing cysteine protease Prp, with product MIQVTIEKDQSDHICSFEMKGHADFAEHGKDLVCAAATAVSFGAVNAIVELTKVIPDVKQGQDGGFLKVSFSQNLVPKTNEQVQLIVQAMIVSLQTIEQDYGQHIKITLQKK from the coding sequence ATGATACAAGTAACGATTGAAAAAGATCAATCTGATCACATTTGTTCTTTTGAAATGAAGGGCCATGCAGATTTTGCTGAGCATGGAAAAGATTTAGTGTGTGCAGCCGCAACTGCTGTTTCTTTTGGAGCAGTAAATGCAATCGTTGAACTTACAAAAGTCATTCCTGACGTTAAGCAAGGGCAAGACGGAGGATTTCTCAAAGTCTCGTTTTCTCAGAACCTAGTTCCAAAAACAAATGAACAGGTACAATTAATTGTACAAGCGATGATTGTTTCTTTACAAACGATTGAACAAGATTATGGACAACATATAAAAATAACCCTTCAAAAAAAGTAG